In Devosia sp. 1566, a single genomic region encodes these proteins:
- the rhaM gene encoding L-rhamnose mutarotase, producing the protein MSDWEKHAFKMQLNPGMAAEYKKRHDEIFPELVDLLKQAGVRDYSIHLDEETNILFGVLWRRKDHTMDALPNHPVMQRWWAHMADVMATNERNEPVSVDLKPMFWME; encoded by the coding sequence ATGAGCGACTGGGAAAAACACGCCTTCAAGATGCAGCTCAATCCCGGCATGGCGGCCGAATACAAAAAGCGGCATGACGAGATTTTTCCCGAACTGGTTGACCTGCTCAAGCAGGCCGGCGTGCGCGATTATTCCATCCATCTCGATGAGGAAACCAATATCCTCTTTGGCGTGCTGTGGCGGCGCAAGGATCACACCATGGACGCGCTGCCCAACCATCCGGTGATGCAGCGCTGGTGGGCCCACATGGCCGATGTGATGGCCACCAATGAACGCAACGAGCCGGTTTCGGTCGACCTCAAGCCCATGTTCTGGATGGAGTAG
- a CDS encoding ABC transporter ATP-binding protein — protein MIEIDNVSKIYDGTAVVDAVTLTVAPRTICVIVGTSGSGKTTLLRMINRLVEPSAGTIRIDGEDTRSIEAYQLRRRMGYAIQGHGLFPHRTVAQNIATVPKLLGWDKARRNARVDELLELFQLDPGQYRDRLPHELSGGQQQRIGVARALAAEPNILLMDEPYGALDPLIRAKAQEDLLAIQRRFKTTIVLVTHDMEEAIHLGDTIAVMDKGQLLQCAAPAEIIARPASPFVAELIGTSERPFRLLSLERVGDHLEPGTGTGEPIEAGASLRDALAELLWSGRAALPVRRDGQIVGQVTREALSRLAARPQ, from the coding sequence ATGATCGAGATCGACAATGTTTCCAAGATCTATGACGGCACCGCGGTGGTCGATGCGGTGACGCTGACCGTGGCGCCGCGCACGATCTGCGTGATCGTGGGCACGTCGGGCTCGGGCAAGACGACGCTGCTGCGCATGATCAACCGGCTGGTGGAGCCCAGCGCCGGCACGATCCGCATCGATGGCGAGGATACGCGCAGCATCGAGGCCTATCAGCTGCGCCGGCGCATGGGCTACGCCATCCAGGGGCATGGGCTGTTTCCCCACCGCACGGTGGCGCAGAACATCGCCACCGTGCCCAAGCTCCTTGGCTGGGACAAGGCGCGCCGCAATGCGCGGGTCGATGAACTGCTCGAGCTGTTCCAGCTCGATCCCGGCCAATATCGCGACCGGCTGCCCCATGAACTGTCGGGTGGCCAGCAACAGCGCATCGGGGTGGCGCGGGCGCTGGCGGCCGAGCCCAATATCTTGCTGATGGACGAGCCCTATGGCGCGCTTGATCCCTTGATCCGGGCCAAGGCGCAGGAGGATCTGCTGGCGATCCAGCGGCGGTTCAAGACCACGATCGTGCTCGTGACCCATGACATGGAAGAAGCCATTCACCTGGGCGACACGATCGCGGTGATGGACAAGGGCCAGCTGTTGCAATGCGCCGCGCCCGCCGAGATCATCGCCCGTCCCGCGAGCCCCTTTGTGGCCGAGCTGATCGGCACCAGCGAGCGCCCGTTCCGCCTGCTGTCGCTCGAGCGGGTGGGCGATCATCTCGAGCCCGGCACCGGAACGGGCGAGCCGATCGAGGCCGGCGCTTCGCTGCGCGATGCTTTGGCCGAATTGCTGTGGTCG
- a CDS encoding ABC transporter permease, with protein MTDTVTTRQLPDRLDHPLRSALLSWESLLVLVAVGIFIANSLASPYFLNEWSLSDLTFNFTEKALIALAMALLIISGEIDLSVAAIIALASTLMGLALQWGVDTPGLVAIGVGVGLLCGAFNGALVTGLKLPSIVVTIGTMSLFRGIAFIILGDGSFKGYPASFSFFGQGYVWWVISFELVLFALAAVIFWFTLHRTVFGRQIYAIGNNAVAARFTGVRVDRIKFVLFCLTGLMSGIAAVLLTARLGSTRPSIAEGFELEAITMVVLGGVNILGGGGSIIGVVLAAVIMGLVTFGLGLLNVPGIVMSIFIGTLLIVVIALPILFRLWRTRSQ; from the coding sequence ATGACCGACACCGTAACAACCCGCCAATTGCCGGACCGGCTTGATCATCCCCTGCGCTCGGCGCTGCTGAGCTGGGAGTCGCTGCTGGTGCTGGTAGCGGTGGGTATTTTCATCGCCAATTCATTGGCTTCGCCCTACTTCCTCAATGAATGGTCGCTGTCGGACCTGACCTTCAACTTCACCGAAAAGGCGCTGATTGCGCTGGCCATGGCGCTGCTGATCATTTCGGGCGAGATCGATCTGTCCGTAGCGGCGATCATTGCCCTGGCCTCGACATTGATGGGTTTGGCGCTGCAATGGGGCGTGGATACGCCCGGGCTGGTCGCGATTGGGGTTGGAGTGGGGCTTTTGTGCGGCGCCTTCAATGGGGCGCTGGTGACCGGGCTCAAACTGCCCTCGATCGTCGTCACCATCGGCACGATGAGCCTGTTCCGGGGCATCGCCTTCATCATCCTGGGCGATGGCAGCTTCAAGGGTTACCCGGCCAGCTTCAGCTTTTTCGGGCAGGGCTATGTGTGGTGGGTGATTTCGTTCGAGCTGGTGCTGTTTGCGCTGGCGGCGGTGATCTTCTGGTTCACGCTGCATCGCACCGTGTTCGGGCGCCAGATCTATGCCATCGGCAACAATGCCGTGGCGGCCCGCTTTACCGGCGTGCGGGTGGATCGCATCAAGTTCGTGCTGTTTTGCCTGACCGGGCTGATGAGCGGCATTGCCGCCGTGCTGCTGACGGCGCGGCTGGGCTCCACCCGGCCGTCCATTGCCGAAGGCTTCGAGCTCGAGGCCATCACCATGGTGGTGCTGGGCGGGGTCAATATCCTGGGCGGCGGCGGCTCGATTATTGGCGTCGTACTGGCCGCCGTGATCATGGGGCTGGTGACCTTCGGGCTTGGGCTGCTCAATGTTCCGGGCATCGTCATGTCGATCTTTATCGGCACGCTGCTGATCGTGGTGATCGCGCTGCCCATCCTGTTCCGCCTGTGGAGAACGCGCAGCCAATGA
- a CDS encoding DUF3422 domain-containing protein: MVQTTIADHPYRDAIMAEVHARPVEIVPETCRLRRLVVVMPPVAGAMLAVFERFAAFCAEQDLPLPQPDTRQHSFGGAGRQVTWEFHTEFVTVTWRSELDDNDNRPDGLGLEVLADGLLIGAMRLDVIAETTIPDRLVPGFSLPSLCLANVEAGKAQIATDFVPDADRFTRFELAAGGLTPLRRSIIVRRILEIETYRTMALLGLPLARSTAPELRRIETELTALMEELSEATTPAAVQAALDALHALSVRSSQMSERLGYRFAAGHAYGDILRVRVQGIRESGTDRGSTLGSYIGNRVDPGLATCAAMEKRLAVLSAKLERAIGLLNVRIGVDMQVQNAAVLDNIAQTSRSQFLLQRTVEGLSTIAISYYLLGILSYLLAGPLEELHLHKTMALSIAAPFVVLAVWLMARAVRKAHAPASLH, from the coding sequence ATGGTTCAAACCACCATTGCTGATCACCCCTACCGCGACGCCATTATGGCGGAGGTCCATGCCCGTCCCGTGGAGATCGTGCCCGAGACCTGCCGATTGCGCCGCCTCGTCGTGGTGATGCCGCCCGTGGCCGGCGCCATGCTGGCCGTGTTCGAGCGCTTCGCTGCGTTTTGCGCCGAACAAGACCTCCCGCTGCCCCAGCCCGATACGCGCCAGCACAGCTTTGGCGGCGCCGGACGGCAGGTCACCTGGGAGTTTCACACCGAGTTCGTCACCGTCACGTGGCGCAGCGAGCTGGACGACAACGACAATCGTCCCGATGGGCTTGGCCTTGAGGTTCTGGCCGATGGGCTCCTGATCGGGGCGATGCGGCTCGATGTCATTGCCGAAACCACCATACCCGACCGCCTGGTGCCCGGGTTCAGTCTGCCCAGCCTGTGCCTCGCCAATGTGGAAGCGGGCAAAGCCCAGATCGCCACCGATTTTGTGCCCGATGCGGACCGCTTCACCCGGTTCGAGCTGGCGGCCGGCGGGCTGACGCCGCTGCGCCGCTCCATCATCGTGCGCCGCATTCTCGAGATCGAAACCTATCGCACCATGGCCCTGCTCGGCCTGCCGCTGGCGCGCAGCACCGCCCCGGAATTGCGGCGTATCGAAACCGAACTCACCGCGCTGATGGAAGAGCTTTCCGAGGCGACTACGCCCGCTGCGGTCCAGGCGGCCCTTGATGCCCTCCATGCGCTTTCAGTGCGCTCCAGCCAGATGTCGGAACGCCTCGGCTATCGCTTTGCCGCCGGACACGCCTATGGCGACATTTTGCGCGTGCGGGTGCAGGGCATCCGGGAATCGGGCACCGATCGCGGCTCGACCCTGGGCAGCTATATCGGCAACCGCGTCGATCCGGGCCTTGCCACTTGCGCGGCGATGGAAAAGCGCCTCGCCGTACTGTCGGCCAAGCTCGAACGCGCCATCGGCCTGCTCAATGTGCGCATCGGCGTTGATATGCAGGTGCAAAACGCCGCCGTGCTCGACAACATCGCCCAGACCTCGCGCAGCCAGTTCCTGCTGCAGCGCACCGTGGAAGGGCTCTCGACCATCGCCATCAGCTACTACCTTTTGGGCATCCTGAGCTATCTCCTCGCCGGGCCGCTCGAGGAATTGCACCTGCACAAGACCATGGCGCTCTCGATCGCAGCGCCCTTCGTCGTGCTCGCGGTGTGGCTGATGGCGCGGGCCGTCCGCAAAGCCCACGCGCCCGCGTCTCTCCACTAG
- a CDS encoding ABC transporter permease, with translation MSTATAAPARRPIWLGLDKLGVLIAAIAAAGTVLPFALFRANRIVPGEARGILEALPPAEGAVLLGVLVGGIVAALLRLPRRIKLGAATLALASLAVMIGRSAEFLTPPENTFARVSPGAGFWLLVFAFALLLADCLTRLRLQPWLRIAVLAGVALAMAAWLWSGAWNDLALLKEYSTRAAAFWNEGRTHLALAFGSVAAAIAVGVPLGVLCFKVKPLRAGVLGVLNIIQTVPSIALFGLLIAPLAWVAATVPGAARLGISGIGAAPALVALFAYALLPIVSNTVVGLVGVPPAAVDAARGMGMTARQRLLGIQFPLAFPVILTGIRIVLVQNIGLATIAALIGGGGFGVFVFQGIGQTAMDLVLLGAIPTVALAFAAAVVLDALIEMSGGRGRPA, from the coding sequence ATGAGCACTGCCACTGCCGCTCCAGCGCGCCGGCCCATTTGGCTCGGCCTCGACAAGCTTGGCGTTCTCATCGCGGCCATCGCTGCGGCGGGGACGGTTTTGCCGTTCGCGCTGTTTCGCGCCAATCGCATCGTGCCGGGCGAGGCGCGCGGGATTCTCGAGGCCCTGCCGCCCGCCGAGGGCGCGGTGCTGCTCGGCGTGCTGGTGGGTGGGATCGTCGCGGCATTGCTGCGCCTGCCGCGCCGGATCAAGCTGGGAGCGGCGACACTGGCGCTGGCGTCCCTGGCGGTGATGATCGGGCGCTCGGCGGAGTTTCTGACGCCGCCGGAGAACACTTTTGCCCGGGTGTCCCCGGGCGCCGGGTTCTGGCTGCTGGTGTTTGCTTTTGCCCTGCTGCTGGCCGATTGCCTGACGCGATTGCGGCTCCAGCCCTGGCTGCGCATCGCCGTGCTCGCTGGCGTGGCCTTAGCGATGGCGGCGTGGCTGTGGTCGGGCGCGTGGAACGACCTCGCCCTGCTCAAGGAATACAGCACCCGCGCCGCCGCGTTCTGGAACGAGGGGCGCACGCATCTGGCGCTGGCCTTCGGCTCGGTGGCGGCAGCGATTGCCGTGGGCGTGCCGCTGGGCGTCCTGTGCTTCAAGGTCAAGCCGCTGCGCGCGGGCGTGCTGGGCGTGCTCAACATCATCCAGACCGTCCCCTCTATTGCCCTTTTTGGCCTCCTGATTGCGCCGCTGGCCTGGGTGGCCGCAACGGTGCCGGGGGCGGCGCGGCTGGGCATTTCCGGCATTGGTGCGGCGCCGGCGCTGGTGGCGCTGTTTGCCTATGCGCTGCTGCCCATTGTTTCCAATACTGTGGTGGGGCTGGTGGGCGTGCCGCCGGCGGCCGTGGATGCAGCGCGCGGCATGGGCATGACGGCAAGGCAGCGCCTGCTCGGTATTCAGTTTCCGCTGGCTTTCCCGGTTATTCTGACCGGGATCCGCATTGTGCTGGTGCAAAATATCGGCCTTGCGACCATTGCGGCGCTGATCGGGGGCGGGGGCTTTGGCGTCTTTGTGTTCCAGGGCATCGGGCAAACCGCGATGGACCTGGTGCTGCTGGGCGCCATTCCCACGGTGGCGCTGGCCTTTGCCGCGGCAGTGGTGCTCGACGCGCTAATCGAGATGAGCGGAGGGCGAGGGCGGCCGGCATGA
- a CDS encoding ABC transporter substrate-binding protein, producing MRLAVKLLSAAAALAVSITAAQAQVVVSSKIDTEGGVLGNIILQVLQNNDIAVEDRTQLGGTPIVREAIIAGEIDIYPEYTGNGAYFFEGTDPALWNDAAKAYAEVKKLDYDANKIVWLSPSPANNTWAVALRGDLAEANNLKTFSEFGEWVAGGGEVKLAASAEFVNSPAALPKFQEVYGFTLSPDQLITLSGGDTAATIAAAAQQTNGVNAAMVYGTDGGIAPSGLVVLEDDKGVQPVYQPAPIIREEVLTEYPQIEELLTPVFEALTLETLQELNGRVQVGGEAASAVATDFLTQGGFLN from the coding sequence ATGCGTCTTGCCGTCAAACTCCTGAGCGCCGCCGCCGCGCTTGCCGTTTCCATCACCGCCGCCCAGGCGCAGGTGGTGGTGTCCTCCAAGATCGACACCGAAGGGGGCGTGCTGGGGAACATCATTCTCCAGGTGCTGCAGAATAACGACATTGCCGTGGAAGATCGCACGCAGCTGGGCGGCACGCCGATCGTGCGCGAAGCCATCATTGCCGGCGAAATCGACATCTATCCCGAATATACCGGTAATGGCGCCTATTTCTTCGAGGGGACCGATCCCGCGCTCTGGAACGACGCGGCCAAGGCCTATGCCGAGGTCAAAAAGCTCGACTATGACGCCAACAAGATCGTCTGGCTGAGCCCGTCGCCGGCCAACAATACCTGGGCGGTGGCACTGCGGGGCGATCTGGCGGAAGCCAATAACCTCAAGACCTTCTCCGAGTTCGGGGAATGGGTGGCTGGTGGTGGCGAGGTCAAGCTCGCCGCCTCGGCCGAATTCGTCAACTCGCCCGCAGCGCTGCCCAAGTTCCAGGAAGTCTATGGCTTTACCCTGTCGCCTGACCAGCTGATTACCCTTTCGGGCGGTGACACGGCGGCGACCATCGCGGCGGCGGCCCAGCAGACCAATGGCGTCAACGCTGCCATGGTTTATGGCACCGATGGGGGCATCGCGCCTTCGGGCCTGGTGGTGCTGGAAGACGATAAGGGCGTGCAGCCCGTTTATCAGCCCGCCCCGATCATCCGCGAGGAAGTTCTGACCGAGTATCCGCAGATCGAGGAACTGCTGACGCCGGTGTTTGAGGCGCTGACGCTCGAAACGCTACAGGAGCTCAATGGCCGCGTGCAGGTGGGCGGTGAAGCCGCGTCGGCGGTGGCCACCGACTTCCTGACCCAGGGCGGGTTCCTGAACTAG